A part of Paenibacillus sp. 481 genomic DNA contains:
- a CDS encoding TerD family protein — protein sequence MGISLVKGQKVDLTKGNAGLGRVIVGLGWDPADIEERGFFGMKKKTKANVDCDASAILLDERGKLTHADNLVCFYNKVSGCGSVVHSGDNLTGEGDGDDEQILVDLARVPASIHKVLVAVNIYECESRKQDFGMIRSAFIRIVNPANNQELIRFNLTDNYAGKTALIVGELYRHSGEWKFNAIGEGAHAAHINILASQYQ from the coding sequence ATGGGAATCTCTTTGGTTAAAGGTCAAAAAGTAGACTTAACAAAAGGGAATGCTGGACTTGGACGTGTCATTGTTGGTCTCGGTTGGGACCCTGCAGACATCGAAGAGCGCGGTTTTTTTGGAATGAAGAAGAAGACGAAGGCTAACGTTGACTGTGATGCATCTGCTATCTTGCTAGATGAGAGAGGCAAGCTGACTCATGCCGACAATCTCGTATGTTTCTATAACAAGGTGAGTGGCTGTGGTTCTGTTGTTCACTCTGGTGACAATCTTACAGGTGAAGGCGACGGAGACGATGAGCAAATTCTTGTTGATCTGGCTCGCGTGCCCGCATCGATTCATAAAGTGCTAGTTGCCGTAAATATTTACGAGTGCGAATCTCGCAAACAAGACTTTGGGATGATCCGTTCCGCATTTATTCGAATTGTGAATCCAGCAAACAATCAAGAACTGATTCGCTTTAACTTAACCGATAACTATGCAGGTAAGACGGCTCTTATCGTAGGTGAATTGTATCGCCATAGCGGAGAGTGGAAGTTTAATGCGATCGGTGAAGGTGCACATGCAGCACATATTAATATTTTAGCAAGTCAGTACCAATAA
- a CDS encoding TerD family protein, which yields MTISLSKGQRIDLTKTNPGLKKAIIGLGWDTNKYNGGQDFDLDACAFLLYEDGKAKGADDFVFYNNLTGGNGSVSHSGDNRDGLGDGDDERIKMDFSLIPSHIHRVGITVTIHDGDLRNQNFGQVSNAFVRVLDEESNREILRYDLGEDFSVETAVVVCELYRHGQDWKFQAVGAGFTGGLASLCRNYGLDAN from the coding sequence ATGACGATTAGTTTATCCAAAGGCCAACGTATTGATTTGACGAAGACGAATCCTGGGCTGAAAAAGGCGATCATCGGCTTAGGCTGGGATACGAATAAGTACAATGGCGGTCAAGATTTCGATTTGGATGCTTGCGCATTTTTGTTGTATGAAGATGGGAAAGCCAAAGGCGCGGACGATTTTGTGTTTTATAACAATTTGACCGGCGGTAACGGTTCTGTCTCGCATTCCGGTGATAACCGAGACGGTCTAGGTGACGGTGATGACGAGCGCATTAAAATGGATTTCTCGCTTATTCCGTCCCACATTCATCGCGTTGGCATTACGGTTACGATTCATGATGGAGATCTGCGTAATCAGAACTTTGGTCAAGTGTCCAATGCGTTTGTCAGAGTTCTTGACGAGGAGTCCAATCGAGAAATATTACGCTATGACTTGGGCGAAGATTTCTCTGTTGAAACAGCAGTCGTCGTGTGTGAACTGTATCGCCACGGTCAAGACTGGAAATTCCAAGCTGTAGGTGCTGGCTTTACGGGCGGTCTTGCGTCGCTATGCCGCAACTACGGACTTGATGCAAATTAA
- a CDS encoding TerD family protein, with protein MSVSIIKGQKADVTKGNTNVNQVVVGMGWRTGGSVELDFSTFLLRADGKVERDEDLIFYSNPTGAAGSVTVKSQNEAYGGITDQAQVSIKLRQVPHEIERIAFSLTVYDGEQRRQNFGMVEHTYIRIMDEATGTELLRYDIDNNFSVETAVVVGELYKYKSEWKFSAVGSGYKGGLSALCTSFGIEVKDEPSTTQSTPTPAATTQSTSVPSVPSQSPPATNTFSKPTPPPTSPPPPPTAPPSAAPVNIGKIELKKRGDSINLQKNASGSLGELLINLNWNQKQASGWFGALTRSRGVDLDLGCLYELKDGQIGVIQPLGKQFGSYNRAPFISLDGDDRIGTVKTGENLRINGTKLPEFRRILIFTLLYEGASNWAEADGVVTLKQTGGPDIIVRLDEHDNRRRVCAIAMLENVSNQTFNIKKIVEYFSDNSSMDRAFNWGLRWVPGSK; from the coding sequence ATGTCTGTATCCATCATTAAAGGGCAAAAAGCAGATGTTACAAAAGGCAATACAAACGTCAATCAAGTTGTAGTTGGCATGGGATGGAGAACAGGAGGCTCAGTAGAGCTTGATTTCTCTACCTTTCTTTTGCGCGCAGACGGAAAAGTAGAACGTGACGAAGATTTGATTTTTTATAGCAATCCTACTGGTGCAGCTGGATCTGTCACTGTAAAGAGCCAGAATGAGGCTTATGGCGGGATAACGGATCAAGCTCAAGTAAGTATTAAACTGCGTCAAGTTCCTCATGAAATTGAACGAATTGCGTTCTCGCTTACGGTTTATGATGGTGAGCAGCGTCGTCAGAACTTTGGTATGGTCGAGCATACATACATTCGAATTATGGATGAAGCGACAGGTACAGAGTTACTGCGCTATGACATTGACAATAACTTCTCCGTCGAGACCGCTGTCGTTGTAGGAGAGTTGTATAAATATAAGAGTGAGTGGAAGTTCAGTGCTGTAGGCTCCGGTTATAAGGGCGGATTAAGCGCGTTGTGCACGAGCTTCGGCATCGAAGTGAAGGACGAGCCTTCAACTACACAATCAACGCCTACACCGGCTGCGACTACGCAGTCAACGTCCGTACCATCTGTGCCAAGTCAGTCACCACCAGCGACGAATACCTTTTCGAAGCCAACTCCACCGCCAACATCACCGCCACCGCCGCCAACAGCTCCACCGTCGGCAGCCCCGGTCAACATTGGCAAAATCGAGTTGAAAAAGCGTGGCGACTCTATTAATTTGCAGAAAAATGCTTCAGGTAGTTTAGGTGAACTACTCATTAACTTGAACTGGAATCAAAAGCAAGCTTCCGGTTGGTTTGGCGCCCTTACCCGCAGTCGTGGCGTAGATTTGGATTTAGGTTGTCTCTACGAGCTTAAAGACGGACAGATTGGCGTTATTCAGCCGCTAGGCAAACAATTTGGCTCTTACAATAGAGCGCCGTTTATTTCATTGGACGGTGATGACCGGATTGGCACCGTGAAGACCGGTGAGAATTTACGGATTAACGGAACGAAGCTCCCTGAGTTTAGAAGGATTCTTATTTTTACGTTGCTCTATGAAGGAGCCTCGAACTGGGCTGAAGCAGATGGCGTTGTCACGCTTAAGCAAACAGGCGGCCCAGACATTATTGTACGATTGGACGAGCATGACAACCGTCGCAGAGTATGTGCTATTGCGATGCTTGAAAATGTGAGCAATCAAACGTTCAATATTAAAAAAATAGTTGAATATTTCAGTGATAATTCTTCAATGGACCGAGCTTTCAATTGGGGATTAAGATGGGTGCCTGGTTCAAAATAA
- a CDS encoding HpcH/HpaI aldolase/citrate lyase family protein, with protein MRYFSFLTREEESAIFFSAPTSFNSSSNKQLLAHAVGAALYMPATRPTIAQELLQRKHEGLVTIVIDLEDAVGDNQIEQAEQILVQQFAQLRTFLQEGRMHADDLPLIFIRIRTPEQLSRLVSRLEHHITLVAGFVFPKFSVEEGQPYFELLSNYNTHKQDDAPILYGMPILETAQVIYKETRYQDLLSIKQLLDHYKAYVLNVRIGATDFSSLFGLRRSPDMTIYDIGVIRDCMTDIVNVFGRVEDSYVISGAVWEYFKSERVLKPQLRQTPFEESMGRNGRLLRKQFINRYVDGLIREVVMDKENGIIGKTIIHPSHIKPVQSLYAVTHEEFMDASSIIAHNDGSLGVMKSEYSNKMNEIKPHLSWAHRIMIRSKIYGVLHEHQNFTSLLATHDHDHALV; from the coding sequence GTGCGATACTTCAGTTTCTTGACAAGAGAAGAAGAGAGCGCGATATTTTTTTCGGCTCCTACTTCCTTTAACTCGTCGTCAAATAAGCAACTGTTGGCGCATGCGGTAGGGGCTGCTTTATACATGCCTGCCACACGTCCAACGATTGCACAAGAGCTGTTGCAACGCAAGCACGAAGGGCTAGTCACGATTGTCATAGATTTAGAGGATGCTGTTGGTGACAATCAAATCGAGCAGGCGGAGCAAATACTTGTGCAGCAATTTGCTCAACTTCGTACTTTTTTGCAAGAGGGGCGTATGCATGCAGATGATTTGCCTCTTATTTTTATTAGAATACGCACACCGGAACAGTTGTCCCGTCTAGTGTCACGATTAGAACATCATATTACACTTGTAGCAGGGTTCGTGTTCCCGAAGTTTTCTGTTGAAGAAGGACAGCCTTATTTCGAGCTGTTATCTAATTACAATACGCATAAACAGGACGATGCACCCATCTTGTATGGAATGCCTATTTTAGAGACGGCTCAAGTTATTTACAAAGAGACACGCTATCAAGATTTGCTATCTATTAAACAGTTATTAGATCACTATAAGGCCTATGTCCTTAATGTTCGCATCGGTGCGACTGATTTTTCGAGCTTGTTTGGCTTGAGGCGCAGCCCCGATATGACCATCTATGACATTGGCGTTATCCGTGATTGTATGACGGACATCGTTAATGTGTTTGGCCGCGTGGAGGACAGCTATGTCATTTCTGGAGCGGTGTGGGAATATTTCAAAAGTGAGCGGGTTCTTAAGCCGCAGTTGCGTCAGACGCCGTTCGAAGAAAGTATGGGACGAAACGGTCGGCTACTGCGCAAGCAATTCATTAATCGCTATGTAGATGGGCTTATTCGCGAGGTCGTCATGGACAAAGAGAACGGCATTATTGGCAAGACGATTATTCATCCGAGTCATATTAAACCTGTTCAATCGTTGTATGCGGTGACGCACGAGGAATTTATGGATGCTTCTAGTATTATTGCGCACAATGACGGCTCTCTTGGTGTGATGAAAAGCGAATATTCTAACAAAATGAATGAAATCAAGCCACATTTGAGCTGGGCTCATCGCATCATGATTCGATCAAAAATATACGGGGTGCTGCATGAACATCAAAACTTCACTAGCTTACTTGCCACACACGACCACGACCACGCACTTGTATAA
- a CDS encoding TerD family protein: MAISLQKGQKVDLTKTNPGLTKVVVGLGWDTNKYDGGNDFDLDASVFCLNASSKVGNDTDFIFYNNPKNANGSVVHTGDNRTGAGDGDDEQVTVDLAAVPADTAKVSFCITIHDANTRAQNFGQVSNAFVRVLNEATGAELLRYDLGEDFSVETAVVVGELYRHGAEWKFSAVGSGYQDGLSGLCRDFGLQIG; the protein is encoded by the coding sequence ATGGCAATTAGCTTGCAAAAAGGACAAAAAGTCGATCTTACAAAAACAAACCCAGGCTTGACGAAAGTAGTTGTTGGTTTGGGATGGGATACGAATAAATATGATGGCGGCAATGATTTCGACTTGGACGCATCCGTATTTTGCTTGAACGCTTCTTCTAAAGTAGGAAATGATACAGACTTCATCTTCTACAACAATCCTAAAAATGCTAACGGTTCAGTTGTACATACGGGTGACAACCGTACAGGCGCTGGCGACGGCGACGATGAGCAAGTTACTGTTGATTTGGCAGCTGTTCCAGCTGATACAGCTAAAGTTTCTTTCTGTATCACGATTCATGATGCAAATACACGTGCACAGAACTTCGGTCAAGTATCGAACGCGTTCGTACGCGTATTGAACGAAGCAACAGGCGCAGAATTGTTGCGCTACGATCTTGGCGAAGATTTCTCCGTTGAGACAGCTGTTGTTGTAGGCGAATTGTACCGTCACGGAGCAGAGTGGAAATTTAGCGCTGTAGGTAGCGGATACCAAGATGGCCTTTCTGGCTTGTGCCGCGATTTCGGATTGCAAATCGGATAA